One region of Glycine max cultivar Williams 82 chromosome 9, Glycine_max_v4.0, whole genome shotgun sequence genomic DNA includes:
- the LOC100793867 gene encoding phosphatidylinositol/phosphatidylcholine transfer protein SFH9 — translation MGLVSQDALNQLQALMDQVLLEEEPLQRTFQNVHQGCVTETLTRFLKAREWNATKAHKMIVDCLKWRVQNEIDNILSKPIIPTDLYRGIRDSQLIGLSGYSREGLPVFAIGVGLSTFDKASVHYYVQSHIQINEYRDRVILPSASKKHERPITTCVKILDMTGLKLSALNQIKLLTIISSIDDLNYPEKTNTYYIVNAPYIFSACWKVVKPLLQERTRRKVQVLQGCGRDELLKIMDYASLPHFCRREGSGSSRHSGNGNENCYSLDHPFHQQLYNYIKEKSRIHEAVEPIKQGSFHVDFPEPPAEKAEIVKTLESELHKFKISNVNGD, via the exons ATGGGCCTTGTTTCCCAGGATGCCCTCAACCAACTCCAAGCTCTCATGGATCAAG TGCTACTTGAGGAGGAGCCACTGCAGAGAACGTTTCAG AATGTTCATCAAGGATGTGTCACCGAAACCTTAACACGGTTTCTAAAAGCAAGGGAGTGGAATGCTACCAAGGCCCATAAAATG ATAGTCGATTGTTTGAAGTGGAGAGTGCAAAATGAGATTGACAACATATTATCT AAACCAATAATCCCTACTGATTTATACAGAGGCATTCGCGATTCACAACTTATAGGATTGTCAGGGTACTCCAGAGAG GGTCTGCCAGTCTTTGCAATTGGTGTTGGGCTTAGCACGTTTGACAAAGCATCT GTCCATTATTATGTGCAGTCTCACATTCAAATTAATGAATATCGTGATCGTGTAATCTTG CCTTCGGCATCAAAGAAGCATGAGCGGCCTATTACCACATGTGTAAAGATTTTGGATATGACGGGTCTGAAGTTGTCGGCCCTGAATCAGATAAAG TTGTTAACAATAATATCATCCATTGATGATCTGAACTACCCTGAGAAAACAAATACTTATTACATTGTAAATGCCCCATACATATTTTCAGCTTGTTGGAAG GTTGTGAAGCCACTTTTACAAGAGAGGACAAGAAGAAAAGTGCAAGTCTTGCAAGGTTGTGGGCGAGATGAGCTGTTGAAG ATCATGGATTACGCGTCTCTGCCGCATTTCTGTAGAAGAGAAGGCTCTGGATCATCAAGACATTCAGGGAATGGAAATGAAAATTGTTATTCCTTGGATCATCCTTTCCATCAGCAGCTCTACAACTACATCAAGGAGAAATCCAGAATCCATGAAGCTGTTGAACCCATCAAGCAGGGATCATTCCATGTAGATTTTCCCGAACCTCCTGCAGAGAAAGCAGAGATTGTCAAGACATTAGAGTCTGAGCTACACAAGTTTAAGATCAGCAATGTGAATGGTGATTGA
- the LOC100777008 gene encoding U-box domain-containing protein 35 isoform X2, translated as MSLSVEDNYYGMSSSVSEIEEENSSHLHLNNDGPNPMVTIGEEENEDDDDTVYVAVGKSQSSTEALAWTLNNLATPSTMLFIIHVFPEIKLLPNPLGVGMIPKDQVSPEQVESYMAQERGNRRELLNKFLQLCSASKVKVDTILIESDLIAKAIIDLIPILQIKKLVIGANKSQIRTTYILVAQKTEIKEREWHS; from the exons ATGTCTTTGTCTGTGGAAGACAACTACTATGGCATGAGCAGCAGTGTGAGTGAGATAGAGGAAGAGAATTCTTCACACTTGCACTTGAATAATGATGGTCCTAATCCTATGGTCACCATTGGTGAAGAAGAGAACGAGGATGATGATGACACTGTTTATGTGGCTGTTGGTAAGAGCCAGAGTAGCACGGAGGCCTTGGCATGGACCCTCAACAACTTGGCCACTCCTTCTACCATGCTCTTTATCATACACGTTTTCCCTGAGATCAAGCTCCTTCCGAATCCAT TGGGGGTGGGAATGATTCCAAAGGACCAAGTGAGTCCTGAGCAGGTAGAGAGCTATATGGCTCAAGAAAGAGGCAACAGGAGAGAGCTTCTAAACAAATTCCTCCAATTATGCTCTGCTTCCAAG GTTAAGGTGGACACCATCCTGATTGAGAGTGACCTGATTGCAAAGGCTATCATTGACCTTATTCCaattcttcaaataaaaaaactagtgATTGGAGCCAACAAATCCCAAATAAG aacCACTTACATTTTGGTTGCCCAGAAAACTGAGATCAAGGAAAGGGAGTGGCATAGCTGA
- the LOC100777008 gene encoding U-box domain-containing protein 35 isoform X1 yields MSLSVEDNYYGMSSSVSEIEEENSSHLHLNNDGPNPMVTIGEEENEDDDDTVYVAVGKSQSSTEALAWTLNNLATPSTMLFIIHVFPEIKLLPNPLGVGMIPKDQVSPEQVESYMAQERGNRRELLNKFLQLCSASKVKVDTILIESDLIAKAIIDLIPILQIKKLVIGANKSQIRKLRSRKGSGIADQVLQNAPESCKVSIVCEGKEVNEQIARAITTDPSMSQKNKHQQNASCVCFNF; encoded by the exons ATGTCTTTGTCTGTGGAAGACAACTACTATGGCATGAGCAGCAGTGTGAGTGAGATAGAGGAAGAGAATTCTTCACACTTGCACTTGAATAATGATGGTCCTAATCCTATGGTCACCATTGGTGAAGAAGAGAACGAGGATGATGATGACACTGTTTATGTGGCTGTTGGTAAGAGCCAGAGTAGCACGGAGGCCTTGGCATGGACCCTCAACAACTTGGCCACTCCTTCTACCATGCTCTTTATCATACACGTTTTCCCTGAGATCAAGCTCCTTCCGAATCCAT TGGGGGTGGGAATGATTCCAAAGGACCAAGTGAGTCCTGAGCAGGTAGAGAGCTATATGGCTCAAGAAAGAGGCAACAGGAGAGAGCTTCTAAACAAATTCCTCCAATTATGCTCTGCTTCCAAG GTTAAGGTGGACACCATCCTGATTGAGAGTGACCTGATTGCAAAGGCTATCATTGACCTTATTCCaattcttcaaataaaaaaactagtgATTGGAGCCAACAAATCCCAAATAAG AAAACTGAGATCAAGGAAAGGGAGTGGCATAGCTGATCAGGTACTTCAGAATGCTCCAGAAAGTTGCAAGGTGAGCATTGTATGTGAAGGAAAAGAAGTGAATGAACAGATAGCTCGTGCCATTACTACTGATCCTTCCATGTCCCAGAAAAACAAGCATCAGCAAAATGCTTCATGTGTTTGTTTCAACTTTTAA
- the LOC102661258 gene encoding uncharacterized protein: MTQVYVTYGWAANVFKGKPSEDSEELFEINLKEPYLDTISEENFESSVFLSDIHINDKDVVHVAVDHVGESSMEALLWTLNHALTPSTTVYLLLVFPEIRLVPSPFGKFPRSHVNPEYVNFHLTQRKSKTKVFLQKFIELCLDSKVKVEIILTEGDNIAKTITDNVRDHSIRKLVIGITKSNLSKSVSRRRNAIADKALKNAPEICDIKIICDGKEVIDQMIGCNSSCSSDCNSSRVSPEENESCGFVPLMCFVPNPIWLFRPRF; encoded by the exons ATGACACAAGTTTATGTAACTTATGGTTGGGCTGCTAATGTTTTTAAG GGGAAACCAAGTGAAGATTCAGAGGAGCTATTTGAGATCAATCTTAAGGAGCCATATTTGGATACAATATCAGAAGAAAACTTCGAGAGCAGTGTGTTCCTTTCTGATATTCACATCAACGACAAAGATGTTGTTCATGTGGCAGTTGACCACGTTGGAGAATCAAGCATGGAAGCACTTTTATGGACTTTGAATCATGCTCTGACACCCTCTACCACTGTCTATCTCTTACTCGTTTTCCCCGAAATTAGGCTCGTCCCAAGTCCATTTG GAAAATTTCCAAGGAGTCATGTAAATCCAGAGTATGTTAACTTTCACTTGACACAACGGAAAAGCAAGACAAAAGTGTTCCTTCAAAAGTTCATTGAATTGTGCCTTGATTCAAAA GTTAAGGTGGAGATTATACTTACTGAGGGTGACAACATTGCCAAAACTATAACTGACAATGTTAGAGATCATAGTATAAGGAAATTGGTGATCGGAATTACCAAATCTAATTTAAG CAAATCCGTCTCTAGAAGGCGAAATGCCATAGCAGATAAGGCCCTCAAGAATGCACCAGAAATCtgtgatattaaaataatatgcgATGGAAAAGAAGTGATTGATCAAATGATTGGTTGCAACTCATCATGTTCCAGTGACTGTAACAGTTCCAGAGTTTCACCagaagaaaatgaatcctgTGGTTTTGTTCCTCTTATGTGTTTTGTGCCCAATCCTATATGGTTATTTAGACCAAGATTTTGA
- the LOC100798088 gene encoding serine/threonine-protein kinase D6PKL2, translating into MDSKTSSRSLPKHHQKTAGIRTPETKDAGSSFQKMGKTELAAPVDLLKSAANASKQNTGETAEIKKLGGLTLKGSADSLSNKSGSGASSYVLDKSVRAANENIGSQESPIDQDKKTSEDGSVKNSSVSAKVSDGASSLAKTSGSAKISNRADFVESGKSSICRGSTSSDVSDESTCSSFSSTINKPHKANDLRWEAIQAVRSRDGVLGLGHFRLLKRLGCGDIGSVYLSELSGTKCYFAMKVMDKGSLASRKKLLRAQTEREILQSLDHPFLPTLYTHFETEKFSCLVMEFCPGGDLHTLRQKQPGKHFPEQAVKFYVAEVLLALEYLHMLGIVYRDLKPENVLVRDDGHIMLSDFDLSLRCAVSPTLVKTSSTDSEPLRKNSAYCVQPACIEPPSCIQPSCVAPTTCFSPRLFSSKSKKDRKPKTEIGNQVSPLPELIAEPTDARSMSFVGTHEYLAPEIIKGEGHGSAVDWWTFGIFLYELLFGKTPFKGSGNRATLFNVVGQPLRFPEAPVVSFAARDLIRGLLVKEPQHRLAYKRGATEIKQHPFFEGVNWALIRCATPPEIPKAVEFEKIPSPASSSGGEKAANHISIANQKGSDNYLEFDFF; encoded by the exons ATGGACTCGAAAACTAGTTCTAGATCTCTCCCGAAACACCATCAGAAGACAGCTGGGATTCGAACCCCTGAGACGAAAGATGCAGGGTCTTCTTTTCAGAAGATGGGGAAAACGGAGCTGGCTGCTCCTGTGGATTTATTGAAGTCTGCAGCGAACGCATCCAAGCAGAATACTGGGGAAACGGCCGAAATCAAGAAGTTAGGAGGTTTAACCCTAAAGGGGTCTGCTGATTCCTTGAGCAATAAAAGTGGTTCTGGTGCTTCCTCATATGTTCTCGACAAATCTGTTCGTGCTGCTAATGAGAATATAGGCTCACAGGAGAGCCCTATCGATCAAGACAAAAAGACGTCCGAAGACGGAAGTGTGAAGAACAGTTCTGTTTCTGCCAAAGTTAGTGATGGGGCCAGCAGTCTTGCAAAGACAAGTGGGAGTGCCAAGATCAGCAACCGAGCTGATTTTGTTGAGAGTGGTAAGAGCAGTATTTGCAGAGGAAGCACAAGCAGTGATGTGAGTGATGAGAGTACTTGTAGTAGCTTTAGTAGCACCATAAACAAACCTCACAAGGCAAATGACTTGAGATGGGAAGCTATCCAAGCAGTTCGAAGTAGAGATGGGGTGTTGGGTTTAGGTCACTTTAGATTACTGAAGAGGCTGGGTTGTGGGGATATTGGCAGTGTTTACCTCTCCGAGTTGAGTGGAACTAAATGTTACTTTGCAATGAAGGTAATGGACAAAGGGTCTCTAGCAAGTCGTAAAAAGCTACTTCGTGCTCAGACAGAACGAGAAATTCTGCAGTCTCTTGATCACCCTTTTCTCCCAACTTTGTACACCCATTTTGAGACAGAAAAATTCTCATGCTTGGTTATGGAATTCTGCCCAGGTGGTGACCTCCATACTCTTAGGCAGAAGCAACCAGGGAAGCATTTTCCTGAGCAGGCAGTAAA ATTTTATGTGGCAGAGGTCCTACTGGCTTTGGAGTATCTTCACATGCTTGGGATTGTCTACCGTGACCTTAAGCCAGAAAATGTCCTTGTTCGGGATGACGGACATATTATGCTGTCTGACTTTGACCTCTCCCTCCGATGTGCTGTTAGTCCGACCCTTGTTAAAACCTCATCCACGGATTCCGAGCCTTTAAGAAAGAATTCTGCTTACTGTGTCCAACCTGCATGTATTGAGCCCCCTTCCTGCATCCAGCCATCCTGTGTTGCTCCTACTACGTGCTTTTCACCCCGGCTCTTCTCTAGCAAATCAAAGAAAGACCGGAAGCCGAAAACTGAAATTGGTAACCAAGTGAGTCCGTTACCTGAGCTCATTGCAGAGCCTACGGATGCTCGGTCCATGTCATTTGTTGGAACTCACGAGTACTTGGCACCGGAGATCATTAAGGGTGAAGGTCACGGGAGTGCGGTTGATTGGTGGACTTTCGGGATCTTTCTATACGAGCTGTTGTTCGGTAAAACACCTTTCAAGGGATCCGGTAACCGAGCTACGTTGTTTAACGTGGTCGGTCAGCCACTGCGATTTCCAGAAGCACCCGTTGTGAGTTTTGCAGCAAGGGATCTTATAAGAGGGTTGCTTGTAAAGGAACCTCAGCACAGATTGGCTTACAAAAGAGGCGCTACCGAGATCAAGCAACACCCTTTTTTTGAAGGTGTGAATTGGGCATTGATCAGATGTGCCACCCCACCCGAGATCCCCAAGGCTGTAGAGTTTGAGAAGATACCCTCACCAGCTTCATCAAGTGGTGGTGAAAAGGCTGCTAACCATATCTCAATAGCTAATCAGAAAGGTTCTGATAATTATCTGGAGTTTGATTTcttctag